From one Solanum stenotomum isolate F172 chromosome 12, ASM1918654v1, whole genome shotgun sequence genomic stretch:
- the LOC125848184 gene encoding T-complex protein 1 subunit zeta 1 yields MSVKILNPNAEVLNKSAALHMNINAAKGLQDVLKTNLGPKGTIKMLVGGAGDIKLTKDGNTLLKEMQIQNPTAVMIARTAVAQDDTSGDGTTSTVLFIGELMKQSERCIDEGMHPRVLVDGFEIAKRATLQFLEKFKTPVVMGDEPDKEILKMVARTTLRTKLYESLADQLTDIVANAVLCIRKPEEAIDLFMVEIMHMRHKFDVDTRLVEGLVLDHGSRHPDMKRRAENCYIMTCNVSLEYEKSEVNAGFFYSNADQREAMVAAERRSVDERVQKIIDLKNKVCSGNENNFVVINQKGIDPTSLDLLAREGIIALRRAKRRNMERLVLACGGDAVNSVDDLTPECLGWAGLVYEHVLGEEKYTFVENVKNPHSCTILIKGPNDHTIAQIKDAVRDGLRAVKNTIEDEAVILGAGAFEVAARQYLINEVKKTVKGRAQLGVEAFANALLVIPKTLAENSGLDTQDVIIALTGEHDKGNIVGLNQHTGEPIDPQMEGIFDNYAVKRQIVNSGPVIASQLLLVDEVIRAGRNMRKPT; encoded by the exons TGACATTAAACTTACTAAGGATGGAAATACATTGCTGAAAGAGATG CAAATACAAAACCCAACTGCAGTAATGATTGCTAGGACTGCTGTTGCTCAAGATGATACAAGTGGTGATGGAACAACATCTACAGTGCTTTTCATTGGGGAGCTCATGAAACAATCTGAGCGTTGCATCGATGAAG GGATGCATCCTCGTGTGTTAGTTGATGGTTTTGAAATTGCAAAAAGAGCAACACtacaatttcttgaaaaatttaaGACTCCTGTAGTGATGGGTGATGAGCCAGATAAAGAGATATTGAAGATGGTAGCAAGAACAACATTGAGAACAAAG TTGTATGAATCGCTGGCTGATCAACTGACAGACATTGTTGCGAATGCT GTGCTCTGCATCCGCAAGCCCGAAGAAGCTATTGATCTTTTCATGGTTGAAATAATGCACATGCGCCATAAGTTTGATGTTGACACTCGTTTG GTTGAGGGTCTTGTGCTCGACCATGGTTCAAGACATCCAGACATGAAAAGACGAGCTGAGAATTGTTACATTATGACTTGTAATGTATCATTGGAATATGAGAAGAG TGAAGTAAATGCAGGGTTTTTCTACTCGAATGCGGATCAGAGGGAGGCAATGGTTGCTGCCGAAAGGCGCTCAGTTGATGAGAGAGTGCAAAAGATCATTGATCTTAAAAACAAG GTTTGTTCAGGGAATGAAAAtaactttgttgttatcaatcAGAAAGGGATTGATCCAACATCCCTTGACCTTCTCGCTCGGGAAGGA ATAATTGCTCTTCGAAGAGcgaaaagaagaaatatggaACGCTTGGTTTTGGCATGTGGCGGTGACGCAGTTAACTCTGTTGATGACCTTACTCCTGAGTGCCTTGGCTGGGCCGGTCTGGTGTATGAGCATGTTCTTGGCGAAGAGAAGTACACATTTGTAGAAAATGTCAAAAATCCTCATTCCTGCACTATTCTTATAAAAG GGCCAAATGACCATACAATAGCACAAATTAAAGATGCTGTTCGTGATGGACTGAGAGCAGTCAAAAATACGATTGAAGATGAAGCAGTTATACTG GGTGCTGGGGCCTTTGAAGTTGCAGCTCGACAATACCTGATCAATGAAGTGAAGAAAACTGTTAAAGGG CGTGCCCAACTTGGTGTGGAAGCTTTTGCTAATGCCCTCCTTGTGATACCAAAAACACTTGCTGAGAACTCTGGCCTTGATACTCAAGATGTGATTATAGCACTGACG GGAGAGCATGACAAGGGAAACATTGTTGGACTAAATCAGCACACTGGTGAACCTATAGATCCCCAAATGGAGGGGATATTTGACAATTATGCTGTTAAGCGTCAGATTGTGAATTCTGG CCCTGTCATAGCATCTCAGCTGCTACTTGTTGACGAAGTAATTCGTGCAGGACGTAATATGCGGAAACCAACTTAA